Sequence from the Microbacterium sp. 1.5R genome:
TTCAGCTGCCACTGCACCTGCTCACGGGTCAGCTCGGTGGCGGCATCCTCGCCGTAGCGGAAGGTCATGCCGGCGTCGATCAGCCAGTCGTAGGCGGCATCCGCCTCATCCTCGCCGACCTCGAGCATCTCGGCGTACAGCGCGGACTGCGAGAGGCGCTCCTTGTAGATGCCCGTCTGGTTGAGCAGCTCGTCGTCGAAGATCGCGTTGTACATGCCCATGCAGCCCTCGTCGAAGACGCCGATGATGGCCTTCTCGGCGCGCAGCTCGGCGGCGAGCGCCTCACCCAGCTGCTTCTCGGGGCTGTCCGGCAGCTCGGGCAGAGGACGCACATGCGAGGCGTCATGGGTGATCGACCCGGTCTCCGTCCACTCCCTGATGCCGCTCGTGAACCAGTCGTCGGTGAAGTCGACCGACCAGATCGTGGAATAGGGCTTGCCCATCTTGGTGAGGCCGGCATTGAGGCCGAGGAGTCCGACCAGGCCGGGCCAGTCCCCCGCGAAGTTCGCGACCGTGAGGATCGGCCCCTCATGCGTGCGCAGTCCTGCGAGCACGTGGTGCGAGTACTGCCACACGGCCTCGGCGACGATCAGCGGAGCATCCGTCGGGATGTTCGTGAAGACCTCGAGGCCCATGCGCTGGCTCGAGATGAAGCCGTGGCCGGTCTCGGGATCGACGTCGTTGGCTCGGACGACGCTCCAGCCGAGCTGTTCGAAGACGCCGGTGACGCCCGCTTCGAGTTCGACCTGCACGGGCCAGCCGCCCGTGTTCGCGGCTTCGCGCAGGTCGCCGGAGGCGATCAGGTACGCGGTCTTCGGCGCGGACACCGGTCGGGATGCCGTCGTCGGCAGGATATAGGTCATGACTCGCGTCCTCCTTGATCGCACGTGTCCTGCAACTGTACGTGAAATCGGTTTCAGCACGCAAGCAGTAGGACCGAGCGTCGTCTGCGTCAGTGCGTGGCGGTCGCGCCCGCGCGGGCGGGCTGGACCTCGGCCGGCAGCACCACGGTGCGCGACGGACCACCGGCCCCACCGATGCGCTCGAGCAGCATCCGCGCCGCCCGGACTCCCATCTCGCGTGCCGGGAGGCGCACGACGGTCACCGCTGTGGGCGAGAGGGTGGTGAACGGCAGCGAGCCGATCACCGCCACGCCGACCCGCGGCGGGGTCAGGCCGTGCTCCGTCAGCACCTGGATCGCACCGACGCCGATCAGGTTGTTCCCCGCCACCACCGCGTCCGGCGGCTCCGGGAGCGCGAGCAGCTCTTCCATGGCGCCCCTGCCTCCGTCGACGCGGAAGGTCGCGAAGCGCAGCAGCTCATCGGCAGCGACCTCGGGGGCGCGCGCCGCGAGCGCA
This genomic interval carries:
- a CDS encoding fucose isomerase, giving the protein MTYILPTTASRPVSAPKTAYLIASGDLREAANTGGWPVQVELEAGVTGVFEQLGWSVVRANDVDPETGHGFISSQRMGLEVFTNIPTDAPLIVAEAVWQYSHHVLAGLRTHEGPILTVANFAGDWPGLVGLLGLNAGLTKMGKPYSTIWSVDFTDDWFTSGIREWTETGSITHDASHVRPLPELPDSPEKQLGEALAAELRAEKAIIGVFDEGCMGMYNAIFDDELLNQTGIYKERLSQSALYAEMLEVGEDEADAAYDWLIDAGMTFRYGEDAATELTREQVQWQLKMYIAALRIADDFGLDAVGIQYQQGLKDLVPASDLAEGILNSTERPPVTSRDGSRVLHDGRAFPHFNEADEGVAVDALVTDRVWRAMGLVPDNTLHDVRWGEDFDGEFVWIYEISGSVPASHLGGWQNAEGWRQGHVFFPAGGATINGVSKPGEIVLSRVFIADGILQADIFRASVVELPAEETQRRKDATNPEWPIAHVVLHGISRDQFMARHKANHAQLVYAPDAETADKALIAKAAMFAGMGIQVNLVGDVTI